The Humulus lupulus chromosome 3, drHumLupu1.1, whole genome shotgun sequence genome window below encodes:
- the LOC133824798 gene encoding cytochrome P450 71AU50-like — translation MTDWQWKIVTLVLFLVGFGYALRKKTKEKKNLPPGPKGYPFLGSLNLLGKHPHRDLQKLSQKYGPIMHIKLGLIPTIVVSSPKAAELFLKTHDLVFASRPPHEASKHISWEQRNLVFAPYGSYWRNMRKMCTLELLSSLKINSFRDMRRKEIDLFIEFAKNAASNRAAVDLSAKITTTNANMSCEMVLGKKYSDDEFDQRGFKAVVQEFMHLTATPNLGDYIPFLAPLDLQGLTKRMKAVRKVFDEFLDRIIDEHIQSKDKDDHEAKDFVDVMLKIMGSEESEYNIERPNIKAIILDMLLASLDTSSTVIEWVMSELIKHPTPMKKLQEELKTMVGMERMVEESDLEKLPYLDMVIKESMRLHPVAPLLIPHAAIEDCTVDGFHIPQNSRVIIDIWTIGRDPKCWNEPEKFFPERFLGSDIDLKGRDFELIPFGSGRRGCPGIQLGLTVVRSMVAQLVHCFNWELPDGMVASELDMSEEFGLTTPRAKHLVAIPSYRLKM, via the exons ATGACTGATTGGCAATGGAAAATAGTTACTTTAGTGCTCTTTCTAGTTGGTTTTGGTTATGCTCTAAGGAAGAAAACCAAGGAGAAGAAGAATCTTCCTCCTGGCCCAAAAGGGTATCCATTTCTTGGAAGCTTGAACCTATTAGGCAAACACCCTCATCGAGATTTGCAAAAATTGTCCCAAAAATATGGTCCAATCATGCATATCAAACTTGGTCTAATTCCCACCATTGTTGTCTCCTCTCCTAAGGCTGCTGAGCTTTTTCTCAAAACCCATGATCTTGTTTTCGCCTCTAGACCACCTCATGAGGCCTCCAAGCACATTTCTTGGGAGCAAAGGAACTTGGTATTTGCTCCATATGGCTCTTATTGGCGCAACATGAGAAAAATGTGCACACTTGAGCTTCTGAGTAGTCTCAAGATCAACTCTTTTAGAGATATGAGGAGAAAAGAGATCGACCTTTTTATTGAGTTTGCAAAAAATGCTGCTTCTAATCGTGCTGCGGTCGACCTTAGCGCCAAGATCACAACAACCAATGCCAACATGAGTTGTGAGATGGTGTTGGGGAAGAAGTactctgatgatgagtttgatcaAAGAGGTTTCAAGGCAGTTGTCCAAGAGTTTATGCACTTGACAGCCACTCCTAACTTGGGAGATTACATTCCTTTCCTTGCTCCACTTGATTTGCAGGGCTTGACAAAGCGCATGAAGGCTGTTAGAAAGGTGTTTGATGAATTCTTGGATAGGATCATTGATGAGCATATTCAATCCAAAGATAAAGATGATCATGAAGCCAAGGATTTTGTTGATGTCATGTTGAAAATTATGGGGTCAGAAGAGTCTGAATACAACATTGAACGACCGAATATTAAAGCTATAATCCTG GACATGCTTCTAGCCTCTTTGGATACATCATCAACAGTAATAGAATGGGTAATGTCAGAACTCATCAAGCACCCAACACCAATGAAAAAGCTCCAAGAAGAGCTCAAAACCATGGTGGGCATGGAAAGAATGGTGGAAGAATCAGACTTAGAAAAGTTGCCCTACTTAGACATGGTGATAAAGGAAAGCATGAGGCTTCATCCAGTGGCACCATTGTTGATTCCCCATGCAGCCATTGAAGATTGCACAGTAGATGGTTTCCACATACCCCAGAACTCACGTGTGATCATAGACATTTGGACAATTGGGAGAGATCCCAAGTGTTGGAATGAGCCAGAAAAGTTTTTCCCGGAAAGGTTTTTGGGGAGTGACATAGATTTGAAAGGTAGAGACTTTGAGCTCATTCCATTTGGATCTGGAAGAAGAGGTTGCCCTGGAATACAGCTTGGGTTGACTGTGGTGAGGTCAATGGTGGCTCAGCTTGTTCACTGCTTTAATTGGGAACTCCCTGATGGCATGGTGGCTTCTGAGTTGGATATGAGTGAAGAGTTTGGTTTGACTACTCCTAGGGCTAAACATCTTGTGGCTATTCCTAGTTACCGGCTTAAGATGTAG